The following proteins are encoded in a genomic region of Thermothielavioides terrestris NRRL 8126 chromosome 5, complete sequence:
- a CDS encoding glycoside hydrolase family 5 protein (CAZy_ID 269813), giving the protein MIVILVLLLAAALLTYFFISEATLSAPWKPDPSARLFAQRPLPPPLDDTFLSSPKYTLPLRTRGRDVVDANGRRFKLASVNWYGASDELFVPGGLDVRHRDDIAALIRSMGFNSVRLPYADETVMANPVVAPHLLSANPDLVGKRALDVFEAVVQALTDQGIAVIVNNHITSATWCCGADPCDSGWANDHLPAVLCRVRQTEEQWVQHWEEVMGRFVKNRLVIGADLRNEVRGFWGTMPWEKWAAAAEKAGNRLLKMNPDWLIIVGGTESCNDLSGVARRPVVLDVPDRVVYSAHVYSWSGWGSLGGRYSKRTYASFVQSMRKNWAYLVEGNIAPVWVGEFGAPDKPKRGDANYWNNLMRYLKTIDADFGYWAINPRKPKDDERETYSILKDDWLTPLLDYRMKDMTEMMRAGRRK; this is encoded by the coding sequence ATGATTGTCATCCTCGTTCTCCtcctggcggcggccctgCTCACCTACTTCTTCATCTCAGAAGCGACCCTCTCGGCCCCCTGGAAGCCCGACCCCTCGGCCCGCCTCTTCGCCCAGCGGCCGTTGCCCCCGCCCCTCGACGACACGTTCCTCTCGTCGCCCAAGTACACCCTGCCGCTGCGCACGCGGGGGCGCGATGTGGTCGACGCCAACGGCCGGCGCTTCAAGCTGGCCAGCGTCAACTGGTACGGCGCGTCCGACGAGCTGTTCGTGCCGGGCGGGCTGGACGTGCGCCACCGCGACGACATCGCCGCGCTGATCCGCTCCATGGGCTTCAACTCGGTGCGGCTGCCCTACGCGGACGAGACGGTGATGGCCAACCCGGTGGTCGCGCCGCACCTGCTGAGCGCGAACCCGGACCTGGTGGGGAAGCGGGCGCTGGACGTGTTCGAGGCGGTCGTGCAGGCGCTGACCGACCAGGGCATCGCCGTCATCGTCAACAACCACATCACCAGCGCGACGTGGTGCTGCGGGGCAGACCCATGCGATTCCGGGTGGGCGAATGATCACCTGCCCGCGGTGCTGTGCCGGGTGAGGCAGACCGAGGAGCAGTGGGTGCAGCACTGGGAGGAAGTGATGGGCCGGTTTGTGAAGAACCGCCTGGTGATCGGGGCGGATTTGAGGAACGAGGTCCGGGGCTTCTGGGGGACCATGCCGTGGGAGAAgtgggccgcggcggcggagaaggcggGGAATAGGCTGCTGAAGATGAACCCGGATTGGTTGATCATCGTGGGCGGGACCGAGTCGTGCAACGATCTCTCGGGGGTAGCGAGGCGGCCGGTGGTGCTGGACGTGCCCGACCGGGTGGTCTACTCGGCGCACGTGTACTCGTGGAGCGGCTGGGGCAGTCTGGGAGGGAGGTATTCCAAGCGGACGTACGCGAGCTTTGTCCAGTCGATGCGCAAGAACTGGGCGTACTTGGTCGAAGGCAACATCGCGCCTGTCTGGGTGGGCGAGTTTGGCGCGCCCGACAAGCCCAAGCGGGGGGACGCCAACTACTGGAACAACCTGATGCGCTACCTCAAGACGATCGATGCCGATTTCGGGTACTGGGCCATCAACCCGAGGAAACCAAAGGACGACGAGAGGGAGACATACTCGATCCTAAAGGACGACTGGCtcacgccgctgctggactACCGCATGAAGGACATGACCGAGATGATGCGGGCCGGCAGGAGAAAATAA